The following is a genomic window from candidate division KSB1 bacterium.
AATCAACATGCCGCAACTTTTTCTTTTCACCACGATGTTTTTTATTTTGCAGCCGTTTGCGTTTCTCTGATCGCGGTACCCGTGTATGTTTTCTTTTTTTATGAGGCTTTAGCACTTGCCGCAAAAGATATTCAAACTTTTCCAATGCATTTTTTTTATTCGAATACTGACTTTTGTATTCCTGACTGGATATTGACAACATTCCGTCATTATTAATACGATTGGCAAGCGATCGATGTATTTTATCTTTCTGCTGACGAGTCAAGCTTTGGGAGTTTTCCAGATCAAACAGCAAAGTGACTT
Proteins encoded in this region:
- the arfB gene encoding alternative ribosome rescue aminoacyl-tRNA hydrolase ArfB, coding for MLNFSSMIHINSNTAIPENELNFTASTSSGPGGQHVNRTNTKVTLLFDLENSQSLTRQQKDKIHRSLANRINNDGMLSISSQEYKSQYSNKKNALEKFEYLLRQVLKPHKKRKHTRVPRSEKRKRLQNKKHRGEKKKLRHVDWKNMRDV